In a single window of the Candidatus Aegiribacteria sp. genome:
- a CDS encoding DUF1232 domain-containing protein, whose product MTRRNISEEEARGALEKGARNVSDEDVTKVVKKAEEIEGKFRTKGPLKRFIDDVKLMISLVKDYANGNYRSIPYWTIAAVVAALIYVINPVDLIPDFIPVIGFVDDAAVVSVCLLLVEQDLVKYREWKAKQ is encoded by the coding sequence ATGACCAGGAGGAATATCTCCGAGGAAGAAGCAAGGGGAGCTCTTGAGAAGGGTGCCAGGAACGTTAGTGATGAAGACGTTACAAAGGTGGTGAAGAAGGCTGAGGAAATAGAAGGCAAATTCAGAACGAAGGGACCGCTTAAGAGATTCATAGACGATGTGAAGCTGATGATCTCCCTCGTGAAGGATTACGCTAACGGTAACTACAGGTCAATCCCCTACTGGACAATTGCCGCGGTAGTAGCTGCGCTAATCTATGTGATTAATCCCGTTGACCTTATTCCAGATTTTATCCCTGTAATCGGGTTTGTGGATGATGCAGCCGTTGTAAGTGTTTGTCTTCTTCTGGTAGAGCAGGATCTTGTGAAGTACAGGGAATGGAAAGCAAAGCAGTAG
- a CDS encoding MGMT family protein — MPPSLFNYSLRTQFNEVCIVWNETGSRTTVRRIFLSGENKSASAFASANFPGVLPSANHAIKRLADEIIIMLSGHVPDFNEDILDFRVCSGFQRKVLMEERKIPGGVVLSYSQLALKLGIPSSARAAGNALATNPFPLVIPCHRTIRADGRVGNYQGGSTMKRALLEMEGISFSASGKVLEERSKSPG, encoded by the coding sequence ATGCCTCCGTCCCTATTTAATTACAGTCTGCGGACTCAATTCAACGAAGTATGCATTGTATGGAATGAGACCGGCAGCAGAACAACAGTAAGAAGGATCTTTCTCAGCGGTGAAAACAAATCAGCCTCAGCGTTTGCTTCAGCTAATTTTCCTGGAGTATTGCCTTCTGCAAATCATGCCATAAAGCGGCTTGCCGATGAAATAATAATCATGCTGTCAGGACATGTACCGGATTTCAATGAAGATATCCTCGACTTCAGAGTATGCTCCGGCTTTCAGCGAAAAGTGCTAATGGAGGAGAGGAAGATTCCAGGAGGAGTAGTACTCAGCTACAGCCAGCTTGCACTGAAGCTGGGCATACCGAGCAGCGCGAGAGCAGCAGGTAACGCGCTGGCCACAAATCCGTTCCCCCTGGTGATTCCGTGCCATAGAACGATAAGGGCAGACGGCAGAGTCGGAAACTATCAGGGTGGCTCGACCATGAAACGCGCACTGCTTGAAATGGAGGGAATATCCTTCAGCGCATCAGGTAAGGTGCTCGAAGAAAGATCTAAATCTCCAGGATGA
- a CDS encoding cyclic nucleotide-binding domain-containing protein, whose product MDYDDSIFTPVEFLEEKSFVDACSTHSTEEQEIIIDQGSFSNDLYIIRSGRFVVSDSMGEEFVLAALSAGDVFGEMAFFRSGIRSASVTCVAPGEILSISRETFKKLHETNPDLAIRVTCTLAGMLSDRLKHADATLSLLSDDSELRQRYEIRRLIRELKSTIHKLGNEDSEES is encoded by the coding sequence ATGGATTATGATGATAGCATTTTTACGCCTGTGGAATTTCTTGAAGAAAAGAGCTTTGTTGATGCCTGCAGTACTCACAGTACTGAAGAGCAGGAAATAATAATCGATCAGGGTTCATTCAGTAACGATCTGTATATCATAAGAAGTGGTCGATTCGTGGTGAGCGATTCAATGGGTGAAGAATTTGTACTCGCAGCTCTGTCTGCAGGTGATGTCTTCGGTGAAATGGCATTCTTCAGAAGCGGAATTAGATCGGCCAGCGTAACCTGTGTTGCTCCCGGTGAGATTCTCTCCATAAGCAGGGAAACTTTCAAGAAACTGCACGAGACGAATCCTGATCTGGCAATACGGGTTACATGCACTCTTGCGGGAATGCTCTCGGACAGGCTTAAGCATGCTGATGCAACCCTCAGCCTTTTATCAGACGACAGCGAACTAAGACAGAGGTATGAAATCCGGAGGCTGATAAGGGAGCTGAAAAGCACGATACACAAGCTGGGCAACGAAGATTCAGAAGAGAGTTAG
- a CDS encoding diguanylate cyclase yields MNRDVTGSFSSMGIDALTGLNNRSYLDTINETYIRREVEWSLLMLDVDHFKLINDIYGHLTGDKVLRQTALTVQVNLKESDTAVRFGGDEFIVVLPDTGEEGALDLAQRLIFEIKRISFKSGIHVSVSIGVSHSRTTDVSITDIVSRADKALYKAKETGRGRFFFFTEDLTENDIPEINFSHLVGRRPEIQKLRQLLEESVTDSSRFAIVSGEAGVGKTRLVDELLNYCDFMKSVVVKNSVMEHTQYQSFSLLIDPLREVLSGLSDSELTTVRMAVEPVHPATLDLFPELQASVMDDTIYFREERLRFRIFRDISVLFAVLSTIHPITLILDNLQWIAEPDLAILSFVARNTPEANILYLCIMRRDETSEDIFKKLSSIKSSLPLLSLEISKMTTEETRNMILFALKDPNIPQDVQEFLIAQSGGNPLFLRELLTSCVDSGYISCSKSGEKNYNLPDDVEVPDSIGQIITMKLSNISTEAGELLKIVSLTPDQFNLSLLEGMTGRDRVELARRLDECIKAGIIEEISDGRNNISFRFTNGAVRYYLSSDLPGSLKGTYHQRMAAYFEGFYEKGRKELLTAVAYHYSRSQDNSHAARYALLAANQALNTGANGDAIHWYAIYLDRTPVDSEHASIFSVQINLGSLYSITGEVEKADNYLKKALELSSSPKELAAVHLRLGRNNLNRSLYPETLENYDNAVKMCMEDDSADPIVFRTLIETLLETSFVHRLQGNYDKAFSCLDRTENIMGENDAEIPEDIFALYCTRKADVISELGSEDEALELYENAMKIFEEIDDMPGQATVLNNMHEIYSHQGNYSRSLSTLEEVIRMNMKLDDKMGLAIGYYNIAGYYMEINMLDLAMEYYDKYMEINDIIKNELGNGYGKFGLGNLYWLESQLEKSRFCLEEASEIFEKLRCNQMGTKCDLLITNIFVRMDEFEKAQEILDSIDIETSNPSTEMETLYLRGLLRISRGDSDRESLDTAVTHFRTVIDSSDEHSEVDIATYYSALATALRKLDRNEDMFLALREGSEKLAKELQRVRPYSIRNSMMTRREIAEFIDTCRNSGLPFPPDGFIFSTDR; encoded by the coding sequence ATGAACAGAGATGTTACCGGCAGTTTCAGCAGTATGGGGATTGACGCCCTGACAGGTCTTAACAACAGATCTTATCTCGATACCATTAATGAGACGTATATCCGCAGGGAGGTTGAGTGGTCGCTTCTCATGCTTGATGTTGATCACTTCAAGCTTATAAACGATATCTATGGACATTTGACCGGGGACAAGGTTTTAAGGCAGACAGCACTCACCGTACAGGTCAATCTGAAGGAATCAGACACAGCAGTAAGATTCGGCGGTGATGAATTCATTGTAGTTCTTCCCGACACAGGGGAAGAGGGGGCATTGGATTTGGCCCAGCGTCTGATCTTCGAAATAAAGCGTATTTCATTTAAATCAGGTATTCATGTCAGTGTTTCCATAGGAGTAAGCCATAGCAGAACTACCGACGTCTCCATTACGGATATCGTATCACGTGCCGATAAAGCTCTTTACAAGGCCAAGGAAACTGGCAGGGGCAGGTTCTTTTTCTTCACTGAGGATTTGACCGAAAACGATATTCCGGAAATCAACTTTTCACATCTTGTGGGGCGGAGACCGGAGATTCAGAAACTCAGGCAGCTGCTCGAGGAATCCGTGACCGATTCCAGCAGATTTGCAATTGTTTCCGGAGAGGCCGGTGTAGGTAAAACAAGACTGGTGGATGAACTGCTGAATTACTGTGATTTCATGAAATCAGTTGTCGTGAAGAACTCGGTAATGGAGCATACACAATATCAGTCATTTTCCCTTCTGATAGATCCACTCAGGGAAGTGCTGTCCGGTCTTAGCGACAGCGAGTTAACTACTGTACGTATGGCTGTTGAACCCGTTCACCCGGCTACGCTCGACCTTTTTCCCGAGCTTCAGGCCTCCGTCATGGACGATACTATTTACTTCCGCGAAGAAAGGCTCAGATTCAGGATATTCAGGGATATTTCAGTTCTTTTTGCGGTCCTGTCCACGATTCATCCAATTACACTGATTCTGGATAATCTGCAATGGATCGCAGAGCCTGATCTGGCAATACTTTCCTTTGTAGCGAGGAATACCCCGGAGGCTAATATTCTCTATCTATGCATTATGCGAAGGGATGAAACCTCTGAGGATATATTTAAGAAACTCTCGTCAATAAAATCTTCCCTGCCACTTCTGAGCCTTGAGATTAGTAAAATGACCACTGAAGAAACACGGAACATGATACTCTTCGCGCTGAAGGATCCAAACATACCACAAGATGTACAGGAATTCCTGATAGCTCAATCCGGAGGAAACCCGCTGTTTCTTCGCGAACTGCTGACATCATGCGTGGATTCGGGGTACATTTCCTGCAGCAAATCAGGAGAAAAAAACTATAACCTGCCCGACGATGTTGAAGTGCCTGACAGTATTGGACAGATCATTACGATGAAACTCTCAAACATAAGCACTGAAGCCGGTGAATTGCTAAAAATCGTATCCCTTACGCCTGATCAGTTCAACCTTTCACTTCTTGAGGGCATGACAGGCCGCGACAGGGTGGAACTTGCCCGAAGACTGGATGAGTGCATAAAAGCCGGGATTATTGAAGAGATCAGCGATGGAAGGAATAACATAAGTTTCAGATTCACAAACGGTGCTGTACGATATTACTTATCCTCAGACCTCCCAGGATCACTGAAAGGAACCTACCACCAGAGAATGGCAGCCTATTTTGAAGGATTTTACGAGAAGGGTAGAAAGGAACTTCTTACTGCCGTTGCGTATCACTATTCCAGAAGCCAGGACAATAGTCATGCTGCCAGGTACGCTCTACTCGCGGCAAATCAGGCCTTAAACACTGGAGCAAACGGAGATGCTATACATTGGTACGCGATCTATCTGGACAGGACTCCTGTTGATTCGGAACATGCCAGCATTTTCTCCGTCCAGATTAATCTGGGATCTTTGTATTCGATTACCGGTGAGGTTGAAAAGGCGGACAATTATCTGAAGAAGGCTCTGGAACTGTCTTCAAGCCCCAAAGAGCTTGCGGCTGTTCATTTAAGGCTTGGAAGGAATAATCTTAACAGAAGCCTCTATCCGGAGACTCTTGAGAACTACGATAATGCAGTAAAGATGTGCATGGAAGACGATTCAGCAGATCCAATAGTTTTCAGAACACTGATTGAGACACTTTTAGAAACATCTTTTGTGCACAGGCTTCAGGGGAACTACGATAAAGCCTTTTCGTGTCTTGACAGGACTGAAAATATTATGGGTGAGAACGATGCTGAAATACCTGAGGATATCTTCGCCCTGTACTGCACAAGGAAAGCCGACGTTATCTCGGAACTGGGTTCAGAGGATGAGGCTCTGGAACTTTATGAAAACGCAATGAAGATATTCGAAGAAATCGATGACATGCCGGGTCAGGCAACAGTACTGAATAATATGCACGAGATCTATTCCCACCAGGGAAATTACAGCAGGAGTCTCAGTACACTGGAAGAGGTTATCCGGATGAATATGAAACTGGATGACAAGATGGGCCTGGCAATAGGGTACTACAATATCGCTGGATACTATATGGAAATAAATATGCTTGACCTTGCAATGGAATACTACGATAAATACATGGAAATCAACGATATAATTAAAAATGAACTTGGAAATGGGTATGGAAAATTCGGTCTTGGCAACCTTTACTGGCTGGAGAGTCAACTGGAAAAATCCAGGTTTTGTCTGGAGGAGGCTTCTGAGATATTCGAAAAGCTGCGGTGCAATCAGATGGGGACCAAATGTGATCTTTTAATAACCAACATCTTCGTGCGGATGGATGAATTCGAAAAGGCGCAGGAGATACTGGATTCAATCGATATCGAAACGAGCAATCCTTCAACTGAGATGGAAACACTGTATCTGAGGGGACTTCTGCGGATCTCCCGCGGGGATTCGGATAGAGAATCTCTGGATACTGCAGTTACACATTTCAGAACGGTTATTGATTCTTCGGATGAACACTCCGAAGTTGATATTGCGACATACTATTCAGCACTTGCAACTGCCCTTCGAAAACTTGACAGGAACGAAGATATGTTTTTGGCTCTAAGAGAAGGTTCTGAGAAATTGGCGAAAGAACTCCAGCGTGTTAGGCCCTACTCTATAAGGAACAGCATGATGACAAGACGGGAAATAGCTGAGTTCATCGATACTTGCCGGAACAGTGGTCTTCCATTCCCCCCCGACGGGTTCATTTTCAGTACAGACCGATGA
- a CDS encoding DUF4388 domain-containing protein: MTINGTLSDIGLVSLLQFPNSSGKTGMLTVISIDGKADFYYRKGELVHARYGKKTGKYVLVDTVDWNEGRFTFETGMEPEETTIHDDLHNILIWALRERDDKKRNQDEEDIGSAEFDTELSKKLDGLLKSAIDIQYIGIFSNAGQLLARSNFERSCLQEIEPFMESVTSFISSYPGKVTGKALIEASDISIAIEGIDETETVVISTGPEIKFDKLSMVLFEIVCELRGV; the protein is encoded by the coding sequence ATGACCATTAACGGTACACTTAGCGATATAGGTTTGGTTTCACTGCTCCAGTTTCCGAATTCCAGCGGGAAGACAGGTATGCTTACAGTGATATCCATTGATGGCAAGGCTGACTTCTACTATCGGAAGGGCGAGCTTGTACATGCCAGGTATGGTAAGAAGACCGGTAAGTATGTTCTTGTGGATACAGTCGATTGGAATGAAGGACGGTTTACTTTCGAGACTGGAATGGAACCGGAAGAAACAACCATCCATGATGATCTTCACAATATTCTGATCTGGGCTCTTAGAGAGAGAGACGACAAAAAGAGGAATCAGGATGAGGAGGATATCGGTTCTGCAGAATTCGATACTGAACTATCAAAAAAACTCGATGGTCTTCTGAAATCAGCTATAGATATCCAGTACATTGGCATATTCTCTAATGCCGGGCAGCTCCTGGCCAGATCGAATTTCGAGAGGAGTTGTCTTCAGGAAATTGAGCCATTCATGGAATCTGTGACCAGCTTTATTAGTAGCTATCCAGGAAAGGTTACAGGAAAAGCATTGATAGAAGCGTCTGATATCTCAATTGCGATAGAAGGAATTGATGAAACAGAAACCGTAGTTATATCTACCGGACCCGAAATCAAATTTGACAAATTGTCTATGGTTCTCTTTGAAATAGTATGTGAACTAAGAGGAGTGTAA
- a CDS encoding uracil-DNA glycosylase — translation MTLEKLNRQLRQCKECKLSLTRSNVICGEGSPQAHLMLVAQAPGEHEDIKNRMFIGPSGHILNRFLAKGGIKKKDIYMTNLVKCNLPGNRKPKKVEIDLCCRYLEKEIELVNPSVIATMGYYAARYIFGKYGIDFPESKVDVPEIFGKLFHAGSVNLYPMGHTAVILYHPALETGMEKHYRKLYVLSRRCKWFDVCPMKYFSDNGMIEKKWTAYYCKGDWESCVRYWKEENGEYHPDEMLPDGSIMKK, via the coding sequence TTGACCCTTGAGAAACTGAACCGGCAGCTGAGACAGTGCAAAGAGTGCAAATTATCCCTTACGCGAAGCAACGTTATCTGTGGGGAAGGCAGTCCGCAAGCACATCTGATGCTTGTTGCACAGGCTCCAGGAGAGCATGAGGATATTAAAAACAGGATGTTTATCGGTCCATCCGGTCATATCCTCAATCGTTTTCTTGCGAAGGGTGGAATCAAAAAAAAAGATATTTACATGACCAATCTTGTTAAATGCAACCTTCCGGGTAATAGGAAACCGAAGAAGGTTGAAATAGACCTTTGCTGCAGATACCTTGAAAAAGAAATTGAACTGGTGAATCCGTCGGTAATCGCGACCATGGGTTATTATGCTGCAAGATACATTTTCGGGAAGTACGGTATTGATTTTCCCGAATCAAAAGTGGATGTTCCGGAAATCTTCGGAAAACTCTTCCACGCAGGCTCCGTGAACCTGTATCCAATGGGCCATACCGCTGTGATACTCTATCATCCCGCCTTAGAAACCGGTATGGAAAAGCACTACCGCAAGCTGTATGTTCTATCAAGAAGATGTAAGTGGTTCGATGTCTGTCCCATGAAATATTTCAGTGATAATGGAATGATAGAGAAGAAGTGGACAGCATACTACTGCAAAGGAGACTGGGAAAGCTGTGTAAGGTACTGGAAAGAGGAAAATGGCGAGTATCATCCGGACGAGATGTTACCCGACGGATCGATTATGAAAAAATAG